Below is a window of Spirochaetaceae bacterium DNA.
TTCATCACGGCGAAAAATCTGTACTACTCGTTCGACATCTGCCCCGGATTCTGGAAGAGCGTGGTTCATCACCACCGGGCCGGCCGGGTCTTCAGCGTCGACAGGGCTCGCAGTGAATTGCTTGCGACGCTGGACCCACATCATGACGTCCGTGTACGCGAGCATCACCTCGGCGACATCCGAGGGGACGAAGAACCCTTCCGGGACTTGTTCCTTTACCCATCGGACGAGATCCTCATCGGGGTGACTCGATGAGCAGGGAGAAGAACGTGGCTACGGTGAGGACTGACAGACCGGCATGCGCGAAAGCCGCCTACGACTAGTAGCCCGAAGCGATCGAGTCAAGAAAGCTGGTGAGAACTATCGGCTCTCCACCGATTTGATCCCATGATCTCCTCTACTCCGACGATGATGCGAATAGATTCGTCTCTGGTAACTGTCGAATTCGTGTGTGCAATATTATTTCGTACCTTCAACCAACTCAAGATCTGCTGAGTCTCGTACTTGGCGAGATAACCTTGCGCCTTAGCCGTCTCTACTAGTTTCCTAAGGGACATAAATCGGTCGCTTTTCGGTGACGGAATGTCGATCCGGTACCGCAACTTTGTTTCCAGGTATGTTATGGCTGACAGGACTGCTGCACTGTATTCCTGTTGATTGAACAAGCGATGCGCATCCCGCGCCAAGGCTGGGTCGGTCTTCTCCAATCCATCTCGAAACCAACGATCCAGTTCGCGGAGGAAATTCTCTGTATCTATAACTTCCGGAGCTGGTCTTTGAATTACGTCGATACCTCTCATGTACGTCGGCGTCTTCGTTCCGTCTTCTATGACAGCGAGTACTGATGAAGAATCTCTCCGCAGATCTGCGACAAGAACTGTCTCCAGTGACGCTCCATTGGACGCATCTATCACGACGTAAGCCGCTTGATGAATAAGGGCT
It encodes the following:
- a CDS encoding DUF4411 family protein — encoded protein: MVDSDVFITAKNLYYSFDICPGFWKSVVHHHRAGRVFSVDRARSELLATLDPHHDVRVREHHLGDIRGDEEPFRDLFLYPSDEILIGVTR